In the genome of Granulibacter bethesdensis CGDNIH1, one region contains:
- a CDS encoding YncE family protein: protein MIKTLLSALSAAFLFLTPLTGRAEEAFVTDQQGHMVTIIDLESTKPVASIPMTGDVAGIAISRDGSRAYVTAPEDHSLTILDAVQRRVIKRITVGGAPLGVAVSPDGGTVFVADWFANHVTALDSVSGAVKAVIETGKSPSGLAFTPDGKNLICADREDNQISILDPVHFKHLASIKTGQHPFGVMVSSDGRRAYAADVESNDVAVIDLPSRTLLARIPTGHRPYVVTVHGQRGYVTNEMSDSVTVFDTVSLKPITSFGVGSYPEGIQTSADGKTLYVVNWMDDTLSILDAENGHQKALVKAGNSPRSFGTFLR, encoded by the coding sequence ATGATAAAGACCCTGCTGAGCGCGTTATCAGCCGCTTTCCTTTTCCTTACCCCGCTGACAGGCCGGGCGGAGGAAGCTTTCGTGACCGATCAGCAGGGTCACATGGTCACCATCATTGATCTGGAGAGCACAAAACCGGTCGCCTCCATTCCAATGACGGGGGATGTCGCCGGAATTGCCATAAGCCGGGATGGCAGCCGTGCCTATGTTACTGCCCCTGAAGATCACAGCCTCACCATTCTCGATGCTGTGCAGCGCAGGGTGATCAAGCGCATTACAGTTGGCGGCGCACCGCTGGGTGTCGCTGTTTCACCCGACGGCGGCACTGTGTTTGTGGCGGACTGGTTTGCCAATCATGTCACCGCTCTGGACAGCGTAAGCGGTGCTGTCAAAGCTGTCATTGAAACCGGGAAATCTCCCTCCGGGCTGGCTTTCACACCCGATGGCAAAAACCTGATTTGTGCGGACCGGGAAGATAATCAGATTTCCATCCTTGATCCTGTGCATTTCAAACATCTGGCCTCCATCAAGACCGGGCAGCATCCGTTTGGCGTCATGGTTTCCTCGGATGGTAGACGCGCCTATGCCGCCGATGTCGAATCCAATGATGTCGCCGTCATCGACCTGCCATCACGCACCCTGCTGGCCCGGATTCCGACCGGGCATCGCCCCTACGTCGTCACCGTGCATGGGCAGCGCGGCTATGTGACCAACGAGATGTCTGATTCCGTCACCGTATTCGATACGGTGAGCCTCAAGCCGATCACCAGTTTCGGTGTCGGCTCCTACCCTGAAGGCATCCAGACCAGTGCGGACGGCAAGACCCTGTACGTCGTCAACTGGATGGACGATACGCTGTCTATTCTGGATGCCGAAAACGGCCATCAGAAGGCGCTGGTGAAAGCGGGGAACAGCCCGCGCTCCTTCGGCACGTTCCTGCGCTGA
- a CDS encoding GNAT family N-acetyltransferase, producing MAPRPPSHIVLSTARWSVEDGAGRSPALATAALLADLIPAGRILRTGRLLLYPVTYADLPDLCRIKADPGVFAIMLGGVRNSLQAAEELAADIAFWGQHNVGMWVVRDAHTGHFEGLTGLMGRPDGRGMSIRFAFWPEARGRGYAREAAGAALRYAHDVAGVERVIGVAREENWGSRMVLGSIGMRHADSFMRDGYRMLVYESWRMGRPPA from the coding sequence ATCGTATTAAGTACCGCCCGCTGGAGCGTTGAGGACGGGGCGGGGCGCTCCCCCGCCCTTGCCACGGCTGCTCTTCTGGCGGATCTGATCCCGGCCGGGCGCATTCTGCGCACGGGGCGTCTGCTGCTGTACCCTGTCACCTATGCCGATCTGCCCGACCTATGCCGGATCAAGGCTGATCCCGGGGTCTTCGCGATCATGCTGGGCGGGGTTCGTAATTCCTTGCAGGCAGCGGAGGAACTGGCCGCTGATATTGCCTTCTGGGGTCAGCATAATGTCGGGATGTGGGTGGTGCGGGATGCCCATACCGGCCATTTCGAGGGGCTGACTGGTTTGATGGGCCGCCCGGATGGGCGTGGCATGTCGATTCGTTTCGCATTTTGGCCGGAGGCGCGGGGCCGTGGTTATGCCCGCGAAGCGGCGGGAGCCGCCTTGCGCTATGCCCATGATGTTGCAGGGGTGGAACGTGTCATCGGCGTTGCGCGGGAGGAAAACTGGGGTTCCCGCATGGTGCTGGGCAGTATCGGTATGCGGCATGCCGACAGTTTTATGCGGGATGGATACCGGATGCTGGTTTACGAAAGCTGGCGGATGGGCCGTCCGCCAGCATAG